In bacterium, one genomic interval encodes:
- a CDS encoding UvrD-helicase domain-containing protein has protein sequence MPHAQELLNDLNAEQRRAVTHGDGPQLIVAGAGTGKTTVITKRIAWLILDRAVPVDGILALTFTEKAAGEMEERIDRLLPYGYVDLWVSTFHHFCDRLLRAHALDIGLPHDYRLLDPTAAWLLMRKHLDAFALDYYRPRGNPTKFLHALHQHFSRCKDEAVTPEDYLQYAQGLRLDADHPDLATADGGEVARLEELAHAYHVYQQLLLANHAIDFGDLLVYTLQLLRDRPAILARYRQQFQHILVDEFQDTIWAQYEIVNLLAAPANNLSVVGDDDQSVYAFRGAAMSNILHFKEDFPDAVETAITVNYRSKQEILDAAYTLIQENNPARLEVTLKLPKRLTANAGRGGAVEVLRGADSQVEAQLVADRIAALRIAGVESQDIAILVRANSQADQFLPILAARGIPAIHLASRGLYRTAPVLDILAYLQILDNVHESPAFYRVLNIPVLGFTYEELLLLSSWASRRSISLYEACRNAAEIEGIQQETLTKVTVVLERIARNAELARHAPVRDVILAFLNDADIGYLRDMTDEETVEDHERVQYLNAFWKRVEQFEDGADEPTTRNFMEIMRLEREAGETGALPMDTQAGPDAVRILTIHASKGLEFRHVFVVNMVQLRFPASNHADAIPLVDALTKVIMPDGDTHLQEERRLCYVAATRAKDGLTFTFADDYGGARARKPSRFLAELGCTVPEVSAERKAHHRAQARAAMVPRVPQHALPKKLSFTQVQDYLTCPWMYHYRHILKIPISMDGKGAISFGKTIHRTLERFFAHTLSQRSAQQTSLLGDTPPSGVAVPTLARLLELYREAWVDDWYLNATEREKASAHGMTFLRKFYAQHERDGWPTVAAVEQPFTIKFGDVSVAGSIDRVDALPSGGVALVDYKTGKRPARLDRDQKRQLFIYQIAARQSLHKEPEVLMYYYFDDKPSEQFLGSDRDLEQLEETVVGTHTSIMREEFAPDPDPQKCRRCEYQHICPFSKAKA, from the coding sequence ATGCCACACGCACAGGAGCTCCTCAATGACCTCAATGCTGAGCAGCGGCGAGCGGTCACCCACGGCGATGGGCCACAGCTCATCGTCGCGGGCGCGGGGACGGGAAAAACCACCGTCATCACCAAACGGATCGCGTGGCTCATTCTCGATCGTGCGGTACCCGTGGACGGTATCCTCGCGCTCACGTTCACAGAGAAAGCGGCGGGGGAGATGGAGGAGCGCATTGATCGGCTCCTCCCGTACGGCTACGTTGACCTCTGGGTGTCTACCTTCCACCACTTCTGCGATCGGCTCCTTCGCGCGCACGCGCTTGATATCGGCCTCCCGCACGACTACCGGCTCCTGGACCCGACCGCGGCGTGGTTGCTCATGCGCAAGCACCTCGATGCGTTTGCGTTGGACTACTATCGCCCACGTGGCAACCCGACGAAGTTCCTCCATGCGCTCCACCAACACTTCTCGCGCTGCAAGGATGAAGCGGTGACGCCGGAGGACTACCTCCAGTACGCACAGGGGCTCCGGTTGGATGCGGACCATCCCGACTTAGCAACGGCGGATGGGGGTGAGGTGGCGCGCCTCGAGGAGCTCGCGCACGCATACCATGTCTACCAGCAGCTCCTCCTCGCGAATCACGCGATTGACTTCGGTGACCTCCTCGTCTACACGCTCCAGCTCCTCCGTGACCGACCGGCGATCCTCGCGCGGTACCGTCAGCAGTTTCAGCATATCCTCGTGGACGAGTTCCAGGACACGATCTGGGCGCAGTACGAAATCGTGAATCTCCTCGCGGCACCTGCGAACAACCTCTCCGTCGTTGGAGATGACGATCAGAGTGTCTACGCGTTCCGCGGCGCGGCGATGTCGAACATTCTCCACTTCAAGGAGGACTTCCCGGATGCCGTGGAGACCGCGATCACGGTGAACTACCGTTCGAAGCAGGAGATACTCGATGCGGCCTACACGCTCATCCAGGAGAACAACCCCGCGCGGCTCGAGGTGACGCTCAAGCTCCCCAAGCGGCTCACCGCGAATGCGGGACGCGGCGGAGCCGTGGAAGTGCTCCGCGGTGCGGACAGTCAGGTCGAAGCGCAGCTCGTCGCCGATCGTATCGCCGCGTTGCGGATAGCGGGTGTCGAGTCACAGGACATCGCGATTCTCGTGCGCGCGAACAGCCAGGCCGACCAGTTCCTCCCGATTCTCGCCGCGCGCGGAATCCCCGCCATCCACCTTGCATCGCGCGGGTTGTACCGTACCGCTCCGGTTCTGGACATCCTCGCATACCTCCAGATTCTCGATAACGTCCACGAGAGCCCTGCGTTCTACCGCGTGCTCAACATTCCCGTGCTCGGGTTCACCTACGAAGAACTCCTCCTCCTCTCTTCATGGGCGAGCCGCAGGAGCATCTCGCTCTACGAGGCGTGCCGCAACGCGGCGGAGATCGAGGGCATCCAACAGGAGACGCTCACCAAGGTGACCGTAGTGCTCGAGCGTATCGCGCGGAACGCGGAGCTCGCGCGGCACGCGCCGGTGCGTGATGTTATCCTCGCGTTCCTCAACGATGCGGATATCGGGTACCTCCGCGACATGACCGATGAGGAGACCGTGGAAGATCACGAGCGCGTCCAGTACCTCAATGCATTCTGGAAGCGCGTCGAACAGTTTGAAGACGGCGCGGACGAGCCGACAACGCGGAACTTCATGGAGATCATGCGTCTTGAGCGCGAGGCGGGCGAGACCGGAGCTCTCCCGATGGACACACAAGCCGGCCCTGATGCCGTGCGCATCCTCACGATCCATGCGTCAAAGGGTCTCGAGTTTCGCCACGTGTTCGTCGTGAACATGGTGCAGCTCCGATTCCCCGCATCGAATCACGCGGATGCCATCCCGCTGGTTGATGCGCTCACGAAGGTCATCATGCCAGATGGCGACACCCATCTCCAGGAGGAGCGACGATTGTGCTACGTTGCGGCGACGCGCGCGAAGGACGGGTTGACCTTCACCTTCGCGGACGACTACGGCGGTGCGCGGGCGCGGAAGCCGTCGCGTTTCCTCGCGGAGCTCGGCTGCACGGTGCCGGAGGTCTCCGCGGAGCGCAAGGCGCACCACCGTGCGCAGGCGCGTGCGGCGATGGTGCCGCGTGTGCCACAACACGCGCTCCCGAAGAAGCTCTCGTTCACGCAGGTGCAGGACTACCTCACCTGTCCGTGGATGTACCACTACCGACACATCCTCAAGATCCCAATCTCCATGGACGGGAAGGGTGCTATCTCGTTCGGGAAAACAATCCACCGCACACTCGAGCGATTTTTTGCACACACGCTGTCGCAACGGAGCGCGCAGCAAACATCGCTCCTCGGCGACACGCCACCTTCCGGTGTGGCGGTGCCAACGCTCGCGCGGCTCCTCGAGCTCTACCGCGAGGCGTGGGTGGACGATTGGTACCTCAACGCGACGGAGCGCGAGAAGGCATCTGCGCACGGCATGACGTTCCTCCGAAAGTTCTACGCGCAGCACGAGCGCGATGGGTGGCCGACCGTCGCTGCGGTTGAGCAACCGTTCACGATCAAGTTTGGCGACGTGAGTGTCGCGGGGTCCATTGATCGCGTTGATGCGCTCCCCTCGGGTGGTGTTGCGCTCGTGGACTACAAAACCGGTAAGCGACCCGCGCGGCTCGATCGCGATCAGAAGCGTCAGCTCTTCATCTACCAGATCGCCGCACGGCAGTCGCTACACAAGGAGCCGGAGGTGCTCATGTACTACTACTTTGACGACAAACCATCGGAGCAGTTCCTCGGTTCCGATCGCGACTTGGAGCAGCTTGAGGAGACCGTCGTGGGAACGCACACGAGCATCATGCGCGAGGAGTTCGCGCCCGATCCGGACCCGCAGAAGTGCCGTCGGTGCGAGTACCAGCACATCTGTCCGTTCAGCAAGGCCAAGGCCTGA
- a CDS encoding DUF378 domain-containing protein, which produces MSGKGNRLDMLSWILIFIGGLNWGLVGAFDWNLVNAIFGSVAWLERLIYVLVGLAALYSIKHCKSCTVQSKA; this is translated from the coding sequence ATGAGCGGAAAAGGGAATCGGCTCGACATGCTTTCGTGGATCCTCATCTTCATCGGCGGCCTCAACTGGGGACTCGTCGGTGCGTTTGACTGGAATCTCGTCAACGCGATTTTCGGATCGGTCGCATGGCTCGAGCGTCTCATCTACGTACTCGTTGGTCTCGCTGCACTCTACAGCATCAAGCACTGCAAGAGCTGTACGGTGCAGTCCAAGGCGTAG
- a CDS encoding DciA family protein, with translation MALSSLGGMLRGAAQRAGITRNLAITEVLRAAQSALRAQFGDEYSKFAEPRSVRRDGSLTIACRSPAVAQTIRLQEAAILEHIRREVSAMTIVRLFLIPRSSADITSPEDIASA, from the coding sequence ATGGCACTCTCCTCACTCGGCGGAATGTTGCGTGGCGCGGCGCAGCGTGCCGGCATCACGCGGAACCTCGCGATCACCGAGGTGCTCCGTGCTGCGCAGTCGGCGCTCCGTGCGCAGTTCGGCGATGAATACTCGAAGTTTGCCGAGCCGCGTTCGGTGCGGCGCGATGGGTCGCTCACGATCGCGTGTCGAAGTCCAGCCGTCGCGCAGACCATCCGTCTCCAGGAGGCCGCGATCCTCGAGCACATTCGACGTGAGGTGAGTGCGATGACGATTGTACGCCTGTTCCTCATCCCCCGCAGCAGCGCGGATATCACGTCGCCGGAGGACATTGCGAGCGCGTGA
- the proS gene encoding proline--tRNA ligase, protein MATFAKHDLPKKSENLSDWYNKIVLMAELADYGPAKGTMIYRPYGYAIWELIQQEMDARIKARGVANAYFPLFIPESLLRKEQAHVEGFSPELAVVTIGGGEPLAEKLVVRPTSETIMYEAYARWIHSWRDLPVMINQWNNVVRWEKRTYLFLRTTEFLWQEGHTAHASHEEAWEMVRWAMGMYEEVYRDLFAMPGYVGRKSDAEKFAGADTTLTFETLMPEGKALQSCTSHDLGQNFAKSFDISFTNKQGQSEHVWQTSWGLSTRSIGGLIMMHGDDAGLVLPPRLAPIQVVILPVRNDDAVLAACEARAVQLRNAGVRVHVDRVDDERIGFKINKWELRGVPLRMELGAKELADERVTVARRDTGEKSVLPWRGLEQHVADMLTSIQTHLYDRAAVFLREHTVEVDSYDRFKEVLADKRGFIRAGWCERAECEQRIKEETKATTRCLPLDAEERRGTCVYCGESAAHTWLFGQAY, encoded by the coding sequence ATGGCGACATTCGCGAAACATGACCTCCCGAAGAAATCGGAGAACCTCTCTGATTGGTACAACAAGATCGTGCTCATGGCCGAGCTCGCCGACTACGGTCCAGCGAAGGGGACGATGATCTACCGTCCCTACGGGTACGCCATCTGGGAGCTCATCCAGCAGGAGATGGATGCCCGTATCAAGGCGCGTGGCGTCGCGAACGCGTACTTTCCGCTCTTCATCCCGGAGTCCCTCCTCCGAAAGGAGCAGGCACACGTCGAGGGGTTCTCGCCGGAGCTCGCGGTGGTGACGATCGGTGGTGGTGAGCCGCTCGCGGAGAAGCTCGTGGTGCGTCCAACGAGCGAGACGATCATGTACGAAGCGTACGCGCGCTGGATTCACTCGTGGCGCGATCTGCCGGTCATGATCAACCAGTGGAATAACGTCGTGCGCTGGGAGAAACGCACGTACCTCTTCCTGCGCACGACGGAGTTCCTCTGGCAGGAGGGGCACACGGCGCACGCATCGCACGAGGAAGCGTGGGAGATGGTGCGCTGGGCCATGGGGATGTATGAGGAGGTCTACCGTGATCTCTTCGCCATGCCCGGCTACGTCGGACGGAAGTCCGATGCCGAGAAGTTTGCAGGTGCCGATACGACGCTGACCTTCGAGACCCTCATGCCCGAGGGGAAGGCGCTCCAGAGCTGCACGTCGCACGACCTCGGGCAGAACTTTGCCAAGTCCTTCGACATATCGTTCACGAACAAGCAGGGGCAGTCGGAGCACGTTTGGCAGACGAGTTGGGGGCTCTCGACGCGCTCCATCGGCGGCCTCATCATGATGCACGGCGACGATGCCGGACTCGTGCTCCCTCCACGTCTCGCGCCGATCCAGGTTGTTATCCTACCGGTGCGAAACGATGATGCCGTCCTCGCGGCGTGCGAGGCGCGCGCGGTGCAGCTTCGGAACGCGGGCGTGCGTGTGCATGTGGATCGCGTGGACGATGAGCGCATCGGATTCAAGATCAACAAGTGGGAGCTCCGCGGCGTCCCGCTCCGCATGGAGCTCGGCGCAAAGGAACTCGCCGATGAGCGGGTGACGGTTGCCCGGAGGGACACGGGAGAAAAGTCCGTACTCCCGTGGCGCGGGCTCGAACAGCACGTCGCGGACATGCTCACGAGCATCCAGACGCATCTCTACGACCGCGCTGCGGTGTTCCTGCGGGAGCATACGGTGGAGGTTGATTCGTACGATCGCTTCAAGGAGGTGCTCGCGGACAAACGAGGGTTCATCCGTGCGGGGTGGTGCGAGCGCGCGGAGTGCGAGCAGCGTATCAAGGAGGAGACGAAAGCGACAACGCGGTGCCTCCCCTTGGACGCGGAGGAGCGACGTGGTACGTGTGTATACTGTGGTGAGTCCGCGGCCCACACCTGGCTCTTCGGCCAGGCCTACTGA
- a CDS encoding rod shape-determining protein: MSWSILKKFSRYRDIGIDLGTANTLVFVRERGIVINEPSVVAVNNRTGQIVAVGDEAKKMVGKTPAHITATRPLVNGIISDFEVTEKMLRYFIEKVLGSGRSFLVRPRVVVGIPLKVTEVERKAVEDALISAGASEVFLIEQPLVAALGARLPIGESIGTLVVDIGGGTTDIAVISLGGIVTSRSLHVAGDELNRNIVQFARDHLNLALGERNAEQVKMCIGTAAAPAEPMEMPLRGRDIITGLPKEIIVSDVKIRESMQRSVRSIVESVKATIEATPAELVADIYERGMVLTGGGALLKGLDDVLRDATGVHVRIAEDPLTCVVRGTGMLLEDTAMLREVRVPSARDDS; this comes from the coding sequence ATGTCCTGGAGTATCCTCAAGAAATTCTCGCGGTACCGCGACATCGGCATTGACCTCGGTACTGCGAATACGCTCGTGTTTGTCCGTGAGCGAGGGATCGTCATCAACGAGCCCTCGGTCGTTGCCGTGAACAACCGGACGGGGCAGATCGTCGCGGTGGGGGACGAAGCGAAGAAGATGGTCGGGAAGACGCCGGCGCACATCACCGCGACGCGGCCGCTCGTCAACGGCATCATCTCGGACTTCGAGGTGACGGAGAAGATGCTCCGGTACTTCATCGAGAAGGTACTCGGGTCGGGGCGGTCGTTCCTCGTCCGACCGCGCGTCGTCGTCGGCATTCCGCTCAAGGTGACGGAGGTGGAGCGGAAGGCCGTGGAGGACGCGCTCATCTCGGCGGGCGCGAGCGAGGTATTTCTCATCGAGCAACCGCTCGTTGCCGCGCTCGGTGCTCGTCTCCCGATCGGCGAGAGTATTGGGACGCTCGTCGTGGACATCGGTGGTGGTACGACGGACATCGCGGTCATCTCGCTCGGTGGGATTGTCACCTCGCGTTCGCTCCACGTCGCCGGTGATGAGCTCAACCGGAACATTGTGCAGTTCGCGCGCGATCACCTCAACCTCGCGCTCGGCGAGCGGAATGCGGAACAGGTGAAAATGTGTATCGGGACGGCTGCCGCGCCGGCGGAGCCCATGGAGATGCCGCTGCGGGGCCGCGATATCATCACGGGGCTCCCGAAAGAAATTATCGTCTCCGACGTGAAGATTCGTGAGTCCATGCAACGCTCCGTGCGGAGTATCGTCGAGAGCGTCAAGGCGACGATCGAGGCGACCCCCGCCGAGCTCGTCGCGGACATCTACGAGCGCGGTATGGTGCTCACGGGCGGGGGCGCGCTCCTCAAGGGGCTTGACGACGTGCTCCGCGATGCCACGGGTGTCCACGTCCGCATCGCGGAAGACCCGCTCACGTGCGTCGTGCGGGGCACCGGCATGCTCCTCGAGGACACCGCGATGCTCCGTGAGGTGCGTGTCCCCTCCGCGCGCGATGATTCGTAG
- the mreC gene encoding rod shape-determining protein MreC, giving the protein MHHRTRQRLIIACILVVIAILFARSAPMLGRAGNWTTPLQRPLSAATIAVAAWFRGVVTAVRYPGRAAELDATVAQLRAREAALLAEAQRRDELLRAVEAPTTLLDLPYAAHPARVIAGTFTPASMRLTITTDGAPLTSGDPVLAQGALIGTIADAGTRRAVVRLLRDPAQRIGAARASDTAAVIGVVEQRAGGGLALTHVPIDVEIAEGDAVVTAATDERIPSGIPIGTLADVRVESDGFFQSATVIPATDPRDAAFVITLTPL; this is encoded by the coding sequence GTGCACCACCGTACCCGGCAGCGGCTCATCATTGCGTGCATCCTCGTCGTTATTGCGATCCTTTTCGCGCGCTCCGCGCCGATGCTCGGACGCGCCGGCAACTGGACGACACCGCTCCAGCGTCCGCTCTCCGCCGCGACCATCGCCGTCGCGGCGTGGTTTCGTGGCGTGGTGACCGCGGTGAGGTACCCGGGGCGAGCGGCCGAGCTTGACGCGACGGTCGCGCAACTCCGCGCGCGGGAGGCCGCGCTCCTCGCGGAGGCGCAACGGCGCGATGAGCTCCTCCGTGCCGTGGAGGCACCGACGACGCTCCTCGACCTCCCCTACGCAGCGCACCCTGCGCGCGTCATTGCGGGGACCTTCACGCCCGCATCCATGCGCCTCACCATCACGACGGACGGTGCGCCGCTCACCTCCGGTGATCCCGTGCTCGCACAGGGCGCGCTCATTGGGACCATCGCCGATGCCGGTACGCGGCGCGCGGTCGTCCGTCTCCTCCGAGATCCCGCACAGCGCATTGGCGCCGCGCGCGCGTCCGACACCGCTGCCGTGATCGGTGTCGTCGAACAGCGCGCGGGCGGTGGACTCGCGCTCACGCATGTACCGATTGATGTGGAGATCGCCGAGGGAGACGCCGTGGTCACCGCCGCAACGGACGAGCGCATCCCGTCGGGTATCCCCATCGGGACGCTCGCGGATGTCCGCGTGGAGTCCGATGGTTTCTTCCAGTCCGCGACCGTCATCCCCGCGACGGACCCTCGCGATGCCGCGTTCGTCATCACCCTGACGCCCCTATGA
- the mrdA gene encoding penicillin-binding protein 2, which yields MSSPFDAIDVAAESSGPRSVSGREPDFLGRAASVGRVRIAFAFLAVGIGVLAVRAIDVQVRQGSRYSAFAAQNRLRQEIIVPERGTITDRNGTSLVENVQRYVLGVVPALLPRDATRTAAIAAIATLLERAPEELAATIASFPPHLTEPIPVRTGLAYDAAIARYAQGAALPALRLTVENERVLTVTADPTGSLAHVLGYLGRMDAEAYATLRDQRYRPTDRTGKTGVERSYEAMLRGTPGLRTTTVDARGSADHTSAIEPARAGATLALTIDAPLQRAAARALFDGARGAGSRRGAAVVLDAETGAVLALVSIPTYDATAMSRGLTSAEATAIFEDTDQPLFPRATAGTYPSGSTIKPIVAAAALEADVIGPLTRLHSTGGLRIAQAWFPDWKAGGHGTVTVRQAIAESVNTFFYLIGGGKPRTGYETLAAPTQDNALGPERIASALRAFGLGEQTGIDLPSEGVGLIPDPAWKQRELGEEWYIGDTYHLAIGQGDVLVTPLQLAVATAAIANDGTRPVPYLNLDTPHEQRGGSVSISPDVLAIVRRGMRDAVTSGSAAGLSGLPFQVFGKTGTAEHGLGTTPHAWFIGFAEQTNDACQRTSTAPGTILPDCVALAVLVEEGGEGSRTAVPIARAILQAWYSPSR from the coding sequence ATGAGCAGCCCCTTTGATGCGATTGATGTTGCTGCAGAGTCCTCCGGTCCGCGCAGTGTTTCCGGTCGGGAACCGGACTTCCTCGGGCGGGCGGCATCTGTGGGTCGCGTGCGCATTGCGTTCGCATTCCTCGCGGTCGGCATCGGCGTGCTCGCCGTACGGGCGATCGACGTCCAGGTGCGACAGGGAAGTCGCTACAGCGCGTTCGCAGCGCAAAACCGGCTCCGACAGGAGATCATTGTTCCGGAGCGCGGGACGATCACCGACCGCAACGGCACATCGCTCGTGGAGAATGTCCAGCGCTACGTGCTCGGTGTCGTCCCCGCGCTTCTGCCCCGAGACGCGACCCGTACGGCAGCAATCGCTGCAATTGCAACGCTCCTCGAGCGAGCACCCGAGGAGCTCGCGGCGACGATCGCGTCGTTCCCGCCTCACCTGACCGAGCCCATCCCCGTGCGCACGGGCCTCGCGTACGATGCCGCAATCGCGCGTTATGCGCAGGGTGCTGCGCTCCCCGCACTCCGGCTCACCGTGGAGAATGAACGGGTGCTCACCGTCACCGCAGATCCCACGGGGAGCTTGGCGCACGTGCTGGGCTACCTCGGCCGTATGGATGCGGAGGCGTACGCAACATTGCGTGACCAACGCTACCGACCGACAGATCGTACGGGAAAAACCGGCGTGGAACGTTCGTACGAAGCGATGCTCCGCGGGACACCCGGGTTGCGCACGACGACGGTTGATGCGCGTGGGAGTGCGGATCACACGAGTGCGATTGAGCCCGCGCGCGCGGGAGCGACGCTCGCGCTCACGATTGATGCGCCACTCCAGCGTGCAGCCGCACGAGCACTCTTCGATGGCGCGCGTGGAGCGGGATCACGACGCGGCGCAGCGGTGGTGCTCGACGCGGAGACCGGCGCGGTGCTCGCGCTCGTGAGCATCCCCACGTACGACGCGACGGCGATGAGTCGCGGCCTCACGTCGGCGGAGGCGACGGCAATCTTCGAGGACACGGATCAACCCCTCTTCCCGCGCGCCACTGCGGGGACGTACCCCTCGGGCTCCACGATTAAGCCCATCGTTGCCGCCGCTGCGCTTGAGGCCGATGTCATCGGTCCGCTGACACGCCTCCACTCTACGGGAGGACTCCGCATTGCGCAGGCGTGGTTTCCGGATTGGAAGGCGGGCGGTCACGGCACCGTGACCGTGCGTCAGGCAATCGCAGAATCCGTCAACACGTTCTTCTACCTCATCGGCGGCGGCAAGCCGCGCACAGGGTATGAGACGCTCGCTGCGCCAACGCAGGACAATGCCCTGGGTCCGGAGCGCATCGCATCGGCACTGCGCGCGTTCGGGCTTGGCGAGCAGACGGGGATTGATCTCCCGAGTGAGGGCGTGGGCCTCATCCCGGATCCCGCCTGGAAGCAGCGGGAGCTCGGTGAGGAGTGGTACATCGGCGACACGTATCACCTCGCCATCGGCCAAGGCGACGTTCTCGTCACACCACTCCAGCTCGCCGTCGCAACCGCCGCAATCGCGAACGACGGAACACGTCCCGTGCCGTACCTCAACCTCGACACCCCGCACGAGCAACGCGGTGGCTCCGTCTCCATCTCCCCGGATGTGCTCGCGATCGTCCGTCGCGGCATGCGCGATGCCGTCACCTCCGGTAGCGCGGCGGGTCTCTCCGGACTCCCGTTCCAGGTCTTTGGTAAAACCGGCACGGCTGAGCACGGGCTCGGCACCACGCCGCATGCCTGGTTCATCGGCTTTGCGGAGCAGACGAATGATGCGTGCCAACGCACGTCCACTGCGCCCGGAACCATCCTCCCGGACTGCGTCGCGCTCGCCGTTCTTGTCGAGGAGGGCGGCGAGGGCTCACGCACCGCCGTCCCCATTGCGCGGGCAATCCTCCAGGCGTGGTATTCGCCATCGCGGTAG
- the greA gene encoding transcription elongation factor GreA, translating to MTDGPIYVTAEGLEKLKTELAHRTGEMRRQIADKIERAKELGDLSENAEYDEAKDEQAFNEGRIIELEAVVDSAVLATRQADSDAVQIGSSVEVQTNGDRKQFHIVGANEAEPIHGKISNESPLGKALIGRAVGEQFDVDTPRGKKNYKVLSIT from the coding sequence ATGACTGATGGTCCTATTTACGTGACAGCTGAAGGGTTGGAGAAACTGAAGACCGAGCTCGCGCACCGCACGGGAGAGATGCGGCGCCAGATCGCGGACAAGATCGAGCGCGCGAAGGAACTCGGCGACCTCTCGGAGAACGCCGAGTACGACGAAGCGAAAGACGAGCAAGCGTTCAACGAGGGTCGCATCATCGAACTCGAGGCCGTCGTGGACAGCGCCGTCCTCGCAACGCGCCAGGCGGACTCCGATGCCGTGCAGATCGGGAGTTCCGTGGAGGTGCAGACCAATGGCGACCGCAAGCAGTTCCACATCGTGGGCGCGAACGAAGCCGAACCGATTCACGGGAAAATCTCGAACGAGTCCCCCCTGGGCAAGGCACTCATCGGCCGTGCCGTGGGCGAACAGTTCGACGTTGACACCCCAAGGGGCAAGAAGAACTACAAGGTGCTCTCCATCACGTAG
- the lysS gene encoding lysine--tRNA ligase — MASTERADRLQRLQQLRALGTNPYPARTKRTHTTAAVRTSFNAFVDQGSIVVIVGRIRAIREHGKSMFAVIEDGHGTLQAYLKQDELGDAPFAQARLLDVGDFIEVEGLCFRTKTGEETVAVRRCALLTKALRPLPEKYHGLTDTEMRYRHREVDLIANPIVRGLFERRAAIVTACRTYLRERNYLEVETPILQPIPGGANARPFVTHHHALDQDFYLRIAPELYLKRLIVGGFERVFEVARCFRNEGIDRTHNPEFTQIELYEAYADYEAFMGLTEGLFLAIAEALQLDEVTIGDTVIRIAPPFPRVTFRDVVLEYSGVDIALASDDDLRDALTRKGERVDASWSRGKLMDELYKATARPQLVQPTFLIHHPVELSPLAKRHPEDPSVVERFQLVIGGAEVVNAFSELNDPIDQRERFTAQEAALEGGDAEAMRLDEDFLSALEVGMPPTAGLGLGIDRLTMLLTGAANLKEVIAFPALRRNA, encoded by the coding sequence ATGGCTTCCACCGAACGTGCCGATCGTCTCCAACGGCTCCAGCAGCTCCGTGCGCTGGGCACGAATCCCTACCCCGCACGCACGAAGCGCACGCACACTACTGCCGCGGTGCGGACGTCCTTCAATGCGTTCGTGGATCAGGGCTCTATCGTCGTTATCGTCGGCCGCATCCGCGCCATCCGCGAGCACGGAAAATCCATGTTCGCGGTCATCGAGGATGGCCACGGCACGCTCCAGGCGTACCTCAAGCAGGATGAACTCGGCGATGCACCATTCGCACAGGCGCGCCTCCTCGATGTCGGCGACTTCATCGAAGTGGAGGGGCTCTGCTTCCGCACGAAGACCGGTGAGGAGACCGTTGCGGTCCGACGGTGCGCGCTCCTCACGAAGGCGCTCCGTCCGTTGCCGGAGAAGTATCACGGCCTCACCGATACCGAGATGCGCTATCGCCATCGCGAGGTGGATCTCATCGCGAATCCCATCGTGCGGGGCCTCTTCGAGCGTCGTGCCGCCATCGTCACCGCGTGCCGCACGTACCTCCGGGAGCGCAACTACCTCGAGGTGGAAACCCCCATTCTCCAACCCATTCCGGGCGGTGCGAATGCGCGCCCGTTCGTCACGCATCACCACGCGCTCGACCAGGACTTCTACCTCCGCATCGCGCCCGAACTCTACCTCAAGCGGCTCATCGTCGGAGGATTCGAGCGCGTGTTCGAGGTGGCGCGGTGTTTCCGCAACGAGGGGATTGACCGAACACATAACCCCGAGTTCACGCAGATTGAGCTCTACGAGGCATACGCCGACTACGAGGCCTTCATGGGACTCACGGAGGGCTTGTTCCTCGCCATCGCTGAGGCGCTTCAACTCGATGAGGTGACGATCGGCGACACGGTGATCCGCATCGCGCCACCGTTTCCGCGCGTGACATTCCGCGATGTCGTCCTCGAGTACAGTGGCGTTGACATCGCGCTCGCATCCGATGATGACCTCCGCGATGCGCTCACGCGGAAGGGCGAACGCGTTGACGCCTCCTGGTCACGCGGGAAACTCATGGACGAGCTCTACAAGGCCACCGCGCGCCCCCAACTCGTACAGCCAACATTCCTCATACATCATCCCGTTGAACTTTCGCCGCTCGCGAAACGCCATCCCGAGGATCCCAGCGTCGTGGAACGCTTCCAGCTCGTCATTGGCGGCGCGGAGGTCGTCAACGCCTTCTCGGAACTCAACGATCCCATTGACCAACGTGAACGTTTCACGGCGCAGGAGGCGGCACTCGAAGGCGGTGATGCGGAGGCGATGCGTCTCGATGAGGATTTCTTGAGCGCGCTCGAGGTTGGTATGCCGCCAACCGCCGGCCTCGGCCTAGGCATCGATCGTCTCACGATGCTCCTCACGGGTGCTGCGAACCTCAAGGAGGTCATTGCATTCCCGGCACTGCGGCGAAACGCGTGA